DNA from Sorangium aterium:
GCCCGTTCCCGACGATCGTGGCCGCCATCGCGATCACCTCGGTGGTCGCGGGCGGCTTCTTCCTGCTGCTCGGCCTCTTACGGCTCGGCATCCTGGTCCGCTTCATCCCGTACCCCGTGGCCGGCGGCTTCATCGCAGGCGCCGGCTGGCTCCTCCTCCAGGGCTCGATCTCGGTGATGTCCGGCCAGCCATCGGCGCTCGACATCTTTCCGGCCGTGGCGATGGATCCGGAGCTCTTGAAGCGGGTCCTCCCGGGCCTCGTGTTCGGCGTCCTGCTCCTCCTGGTGCTGCGGCGGTTCTCGTCGCTCCTGCTCCTCCCCGTGCTGCTCGGGGGCTCGATCGTCGTGTTCTACGTCTCGGTGGGGCTCGCCGGCGTCAGCGTGCAGCAGGTGCTCGACAGCGGCTGGCTCCTCGGCCCGTTCCCGGCCGCGTCGCTCTGGCCGCCGATCGCCGCCTCGGACCTCGGGAAGGTGGACTGGGGGGTCCTGTTCGGCAGCGCGGGCAACATGGCCGCCGTCACGATCATGGCCGCCATCACCGTGTTGCTCAGCGCGTCCGGCGTCGAGCTCGCGACGGAGCAGGAGATCGATCTCGACCGCGAGCTGCGGGCCACGGGCGTCGCGAACATCGTCACGGGCCTGTTTGGCGGCATGGTCGGCTACTTGTCGCTGGCCGAGTCGTCGATGAGCTTCAAGGCCGGCTCGAACAGCCGCGTCTCGGGGCTGGTCGCGGCGGCGATCAGCTGCGTCGTGCTCTTCGTCGGCGCCGACGCCATCCTGTACTTCCCGCGCCCCGTCCTCGGGGGCCTGATCGCCTATCTGGGCTTCCACTTCCTCATCAACACGCTTTACGAGGGCTGGTTCCGGCTGCGGCGCATCGAGTACTTCGTCATCGTGGTGATCCTCCTTGTCGTCGCCGTCCGGGGCTTCCTCGTCGGCATCGGCGTGGGGCTCGGCGTCTCGTTCATCCTCTTCGCGCTCAGCTACAGCCGCATCGAGGTGGTGCGCAACGCCATCTCCGGGCTCCACCTGCGCAGCAACGTCGCTCGCAGCGACGGCGAGGAGATGACCCTGACGGAGCGCGCCAAGCAGCTCTACGTGCTCCAGCTCCAAGGGTATATCTTCTTCGGGACGGCGTACAATCTCCTCTCGACCGCCCAGCAGCGCATCCAGAGCGACGACGGTGAGGTGCGCTATCTGCTCCTCGACTTCCGCCACGTCAACGGCATCGACTCGTCCGCCATCGCGAGCTTCCTCCGGCTCCGCAGGCTCGCCAAGGCGAACGGCGTCAAGCTCTTCTTCACGGAGGTGCGTGTGGACATCCGCAATCACCTCGAGCGGGGTGAGGTCTTCGTCCGGGGCGACGACGACGTCTGCCAGATCTACCCGGATCTGGATCGAGGCCTCGAGGCGTGTGAGAAGGACATCATCGCGGAGGCGCCGCCCAGCATGCTGCCGCCTCCGATGCTGTTCTACGATCTCCAGGACGTCTTCGGCGGTCGCGATGAAATGCTGCGTTTTCTCGGCTACCTCGAGCGCGTGGAGCTCCCGGATGGGTTCGATCTGTTCCGGGCCGGAGATGTCTCGAAGGAGCTCTACCTCATCGAGAGCGGAGAGCTCACGGCCTGGCTCGAGATCGACGGGAAGAAGGTGAAGCGGCTCCGCACGATGGGGCCGGGGTCGGTCGTCGGCGAGTCCGGGCTCTACATGGGAGAGAAGCGGTCGGCGACGGTCACCGCCAGCCGGCAGTCCACGCTCTACCGGCTCTCGGAGGAGGCGCTGCAGCGAATGACGGCGGAGGCGCCCGAGCTGGCCGCGGCCTTCCATCACAACGTGGTCACGCTGCTGGCCCGGAGGATCGTGCACTCGACGGGGCCCGTGAAATCGCTGTTCAACTAGGCTCGTCGAGTCGGCTTGGAGTGTCGCGTTCCCGTGGAGACTCGCTTGCAGCATGGTGCGATGGCAGGACGCCTCTCCCCGGTGCGCGCCGCGCGCCGGGGGGCCGGCGTTCCCGCTTTTCAATGCTGCACGCGTGAGCACCTGGATCCGGCCGTTCCGATCGAGCACGACGAGCACGATGCGCACGATGCGCACGATGCGCACGATGCGCACGATCACCGAGCGCAGCCTGCGAGCATTGCGGTCCTGTGTTCCGGTCGCGTCGAAACATGCATTGCCGTGCCGCGCGCCGTTTCACCTGGGGGAGAACAATCCCGTGTAATCGCTATCCCGGATGCGCGTGGATGCGCGGCGAACACACATTTGAATGCAATTTCGACGATCTCTTTCGGATTCAGAGCCACGAAATGTACGATTCGCCTAAGCTTGCGAACAGTCGTGGTTTCGCTCCGAATGAGAAGGCCAGTCGTGTTGCTTACTGCGCATCACATTTCCCTTGACAAGGGGACGCTCGCTTGCAATCCACGAACCCCAGGGTTGCGGCCGGGGCTGCCCGGCGTCCCGCGCGCGTCCTACCGGCCGATGGGGGCCTCGGTCCGCAGACGCGCTCCGCTGGTTGGCGCTCCGGGAGATCTCAGAGGCCAGCATCGCGCCAGCGAACACCCGCAGGCCTGTCCGCCTTGAGCAGCTGGAGAAAGGACAACTTATGCAAACTCAACGTCGACCCCTGATGGTACTAGCCATTCTGTGGGGCATTCTATCGGTTGTCGCCTGCAATAACAACAAGGCCCCTGCTGAGAAGCGCGAGGATTCGGGCGCCAAGGAACCTGCAGCTCAGCCCTCCGAGCTCAGCGTCCTCATCTTCCCGAACTACCTGGACGACAAGAGCATCAAGGACTTCGAGACGCAGAACAACGCACGTCTGCGGCTCACGATCTACGACTCCACCGAGGAGATGGAGAGCAAGCTCGCCTATGCGGGCGCCGACGCGCAGTACGACGTCGTCGTGATGGCGGCCCACGCCAGCGGGCGGCTCGCGCGCCGCGGGCTCATCCGCCCCCTGGATCACGCCCTGCTCCCCAACCTCAAGAACCTCGAGTCGCGGTTCTCGGGCCCGAACTTCGACGAGAACAACAAGTATTCTATCCCCTACCAGTGGGGCACTGTCGCGATCATCTACAACAAGAAGAAGATCCCGAACATGGATCCGACGTGGGGCGTGCTCTTCGACGCCCAGAAGACGCCGGGGACGTTCGTGCTGATCGACGAGATGCGCGACATGGTCGGCGCGGCGCTGAAGTACAAGGGTTTTTCCAGCAACACGTCGAAGCCCGAAGAGATCCGGGAGGCTGGGCGCATCCTCAAGGAGGCCAAGAGCAATCCGAAGTGCCTCGGCTTCAAGGGCGGCATCGGCGCGACGCAGGACGTGAAGGGCGGCTCCGTCGACATGGCGGTCGTCTGGAACGGGGACGCGCAGAAGGTGGTCTGGGAGGACAAGGATCGCCTCGCCCTCGTCATTCCGAAGGAAGGCTCCGTGATCTGGGTCGACGTGATGACCGTGCCCACCAAGTCGCCCCACCCCGAGCTGGCCCACAAGTTCATCAATTACATGCTGACCCCCGAGGGCGGCGCGCAGCTCTCGATGATGACGAAGTACGCGACCCCGAACAGCGCCTCGCAGGCCCAGCTGCCGGTCGAAGATCGGACGAACCAGCTCATCTACCCGACGGGCGACCTGGCGACCCGCCTGGAGGCCCATCGCGATCTCGGTGAGGCGGCCAAGCTCTACGACGAGGTCTGGGCGGCCGTGAAGTCGAACTGACCGCGAGGCGATGGCGCCAACGAGGTGTTCAGCCTCAGATCACGCCGATGCCAATCCTGCGCGACGCGCCGGTGTCGAGCGCACGCCCGAGCTGGAGTGCGTCGATCTGAACGTAAGGACCCCCATGGAAGATCATCGCTCCAAGACCACTTCTCGCGCGAGAGGTATGATCGTCGACAACGCGTTCACGGCCGATAGCCTCTATGGCGTCCGGCGCGAGCCGACCTACAGCGGCGCGCTCTCCTTCCTGCGTCGCAAGTACACGCGCGATCTGACCGGCGTCGATGTGGCGGTCACCGGCATCCCGCTCGACACGGCGACCAGCAACCGTCCAGGGACGCGCTTCGGTCCGCGCGCGGTGAGGGAGGCCTCGGCGCAGCTCGCGTGGAACCGCCCTTACGGCTACGAGTTCGACCCGCTCGACCGGCTCGCCGTTGTCGACTATGGCGACTGCGTCTGGGATTACGGGCGTCCGGAGGAGAGCCCTGCCGCCATCGAGGAGCACATCGGCCGCATCCTCGACGCCGGGGTGACGCCCCTCTCGATCGGGGGGGATCATTTCGTGAGCTACCCGATCCTGCGCGCCGTGTCCAAGCGCCGCGGCAAGCTCTCGCTGATCCATTTCGACGCTCACTCCGACACGTGGAGCGACGAGGTCGGATCGGGGCGGGTCGATCACGGCACCATGTTCTTCCACGCGGCGCGGGAGGGCCTCGTGGAGCCCAGCCGCTCGGCGCAGATCGGGCTCCGCACCTACAACGCCGATACGCTCGGCTTCCAGGTGCTCGACGCGCCCTGGGTTCATCGCCATGGCGCGAGGGCGGTGATCGAGCACGTGCGTAACATCGTCGGGGACCACGAGGTTTACCTGACGTTCGACATCGATTTCCTCGATCCGAGCTTCGCGCCCGGCACCGGCACGCCGGTCTGCGGGGGGATGTCGACCGCTGTCGCGCTGGAGATCCTGCGTGGGCTCCAGGGCATCGCGCTCGTCGGCATGGACGTCGTGGAGGTCGCGCCCGCGTACGACGTGGGTGAGATCACGGCGCTCGCGGGTGCGACCATAGCCCACGAGGGGCTCGGGCTCATCGCGTGCCGGCCTGGCGCTCAGAAAGCAAGGGAGCCGTCCGAGAAAGCAAGGGAGCCGGCCGAGGGAGAGCGGCGTTAGAGCGGCGGTCACCCGCTTCGGATACGGGCCCATCTCGTCGTTTTCGGTGCTCGGCGCACAGGAGTGCGCTTCCGCGCCGAAAACGACGATCTGGGCCCGTCTCCTGTGCGGGTGACCGCCGCTCTGCGTCGTGTGTAGCAGCGGTCAGCGGCGTGTCTGGCGGCGCGGAGCCCGCGCTCGGTACGGCGCGAATACCGCTTCTGGCGAGTCTTCGGTGAACTGGCGGAGCACGCGGTTCAGCCCGCGCGTGCCGTGCGCGCGGACCGTCTGGACGCGGTCGAGATCGAGCACCTCCCCGAGGTACTCCTCCCCGGAGCCGCCCAGGAAGAGGACGCGGCCCTCGGGATCGACCGCGATGGAGCGCCCGCCGCCGATCTCCACCGCGGCGTTCACGTTCACCACATAACACTGGTTCTCGATCGCGCGGGCCCGGGCGAGCACGAGCTCCTCCTCGCGATCCGGCGTCGTGGTGAGCGTCGGGTGCAGGATCACCTCGGCGCCGCGCAGCGCCAGGCCGCGCGCGACCTCGGGATACCAGCCGTCGTAACAGATCATGAGCCCCAGCCGGCCGACGCGCGGGATGTCGAACACGGGCGCGGGCTCATCGCCCGGCGCACAGGTCTCGAAGGGCATCCAGGGATAGAGCTTGCGGTACCG
Protein-coding regions in this window:
- a CDS encoding SulP family inorganic anion transporter → MNEELLEKAKPSKLMPAVIAGMVSGTLVVSFDISLGALIFNHGLADYLSRGIGIILISSVIVGVIVSLLSSYKPVIAAPQEDAAVILASMAAAITTGIAQKDPTASPFPTIVAAIAITSVVAGGFFLLLGLLRLGILVRFIPYPVAGGFIAGAGWLLLQGSISVMSGQPSALDIFPAVAMDPELLKRVLPGLVFGVLLLLVLRRFSSLLLLPVLLGGSIVVFYVSVGLAGVSVQQVLDSGWLLGPFPAASLWPPIAASDLGKVDWGVLFGSAGNMAAVTIMAAITVLLSASGVELATEQEIDLDRELRATGVANIVTGLFGGMVGYLSLAESSMSFKAGSNSRVSGLVAAAISCVVLFVGADAILYFPRPVLGGLIAYLGFHFLINTLYEGWFRLRRIEYFVIVVILLVVAVRGFLVGIGVGLGVSFILFALSYSRIEVVRNAISGLHLRSNVARSDGEEMTLTERAKQLYVLQLQGYIFFGTAYNLLSTAQQRIQSDDGEVRYLLLDFRHVNGIDSSAIASFLRLRRLAKANGVKLFFTEVRVDIRNHLERGEVFVRGDDDVCQIYPDLDRGLEACEKDIIAEAPPSMLPPPMLFYDLQDVFGGRDEMLRFLGYLERVELPDGFDLFRAGDVSKELYLIESGELTAWLEIDGKKVKRLRTMGPGSVVGESGLYMGEKRSATVTASRQSTLYRLSEEALQRMTAEAPELAAAFHHNVVTLLARRIVHSTGPVKSLFN
- a CDS encoding polyamine ABC transporter substrate-binding protein; translation: MVLAILWGILSVVACNNNKAPAEKREDSGAKEPAAQPSELSVLIFPNYLDDKSIKDFETQNNARLRLTIYDSTEEMESKLAYAGADAQYDVVVMAAHASGRLARRGLIRPLDHALLPNLKNLESRFSGPNFDENNKYSIPYQWGTVAIIYNKKKIPNMDPTWGVLFDAQKTPGTFVLIDEMRDMVGAALKYKGFSSNTSKPEEIREAGRILKEAKSNPKCLGFKGGIGATQDVKGGSVDMAVVWNGDAQKVVWEDKDRLALVIPKEGSVIWVDVMTVPTKSPHPELAHKFINYMLTPEGGAQLSMMTKYATPNSASQAQLPVEDRTNQLIYPTGDLATRLEAHRDLGEAAKLYDEVWAAVKSN
- the speB gene encoding agmatinase; its protein translation is MIVDNAFTADSLYGVRREPTYSGALSFLRRKYTRDLTGVDVAVTGIPLDTATSNRPGTRFGPRAVREASAQLAWNRPYGYEFDPLDRLAVVDYGDCVWDYGRPEESPAAIEEHIGRILDAGVTPLSIGGDHFVSYPILRAVSKRRGKLSLIHFDAHSDTWSDEVGSGRVDHGTMFFHAAREGLVEPSRSAQIGLRTYNADTLGFQVLDAPWVHRHGARAVIEHVRNIVGDHEVYLTFDIDFLDPSFAPGTGTPVCGGMSTAVALEILRGLQGIALVGMDVVEVAPAYDVGEITALAGATIAHEGLGLIACRPGAQKAREPSEKAREPAEGERR
- a CDS encoding carbon-nitrogen hydrolase family protein encodes the protein MARLLHIIGVQSRPVPGDPAATLEKLEREVQTLGVSFPEAQLYLFPELWLTGDHPFRHTSPSHELAQPIPGPLTRRLGAIARRAGRWLCAGSIYERAGDKLHNTALVFSPSGKLVARYRKLYPWMPFETCAPGDEPAPVFDIPRVGRLGLMICYDGWYPEVARGLALRGAEVILHPTLTTTPDREEELVLARARAIENQCYVVNVNAAVEIGGGRSIAVDPEGRVLFLGGSGEEYLGEVLDLDRVQTVRAHGTRGLNRVLRQFTEDSPEAVFAPYRARAPRRQTRR